The proteins below are encoded in one region of Sporosarcina sp. FSL K6-1508:
- a CDS encoding energy-coupling factor transporter transmembrane component T family protein: MLEKMIFGRYIPGNSFVHKLDPRSKLSFVFLFIIGVFLANNTVTYAVLLGFTFLVIFTSRIRLYFLINGLKPILFLVVFTLIMHIFFTKEGALLVDWKFLKIYEEGLRQGIFISIRFLVLVLLTSILTLTTSPISITDGMEDLLGPFKRFKLPVHELALMMSISLRFIPTLMDETDKILKAQLARGSDISTGSVKQRIRAVIPLLVPLFVSAFKRAEDLAVAMEVRGYRGGEGRTRYRQLKWHWRDTTIMVLLAVLVVVLFLLRA, encoded by the coding sequence ATGTTGGAAAAGATGATTTTCGGCCGTTATATCCCGGGAAATTCATTTGTCCATAAACTGGACCCCCGTTCGAAGTTGTCATTTGTGTTTTTGTTTATCATCGGAGTGTTCCTTGCAAATAATACAGTGACATATGCCGTGCTGTTAGGATTTACATTTCTTGTTATTTTCACATCAAGGATACGTCTGTATTTCCTGATTAATGGGTTGAAGCCAATTCTTTTCTTGGTTGTCTTCACGTTAATCATGCATATCTTTTTTACAAAAGAAGGGGCACTTCTTGTTGATTGGAAGTTCCTAAAGATATACGAAGAAGGATTAAGGCAAGGTATTTTCATTTCCATTCGTTTTCTCGTTCTTGTTTTGCTGACATCCATTTTGACGTTAACAACATCACCGATCTCGATTACAGATGGTATGGAAGATTTACTGGGACCATTTAAGCGATTTAAATTACCAGTTCATGAACTTGCGCTGATGATGTCAATTTCCCTGCGTTTCATCCCGACATTGATGGATGAGACGGATAAGATATTGAAAGCGCAATTGGCGAGGGGCTCAGACATTAGTACTGGCTCTGTTAAGCAGCGAATCCGTGCAGTCATTCCTTTGCTCGTACCGCTCTTCGTGAGTGCGTTCAAACGTGCGGAGGACCTTGCAGTCGCCATGGAAGTTCGCGGGTATCGCGGAGGCGAGGGTAGGACGAGGTACAGGCAGCTGAAATGGCACTGGCGTGATACTACAATAATGGTATTGCTTGCGGTGTTGGTTGTCGTCCTCTTCCTTCTTAGGGCATAG
- the rplQ gene encoding 50S ribosomal protein L17, with translation MGYRKLGRTSSQRKAMLRDLATDLIVHERIQTTEARAKELRSVVEKMITLGKRGDLHARRQVAQFIRRELVTMTDEEGKETEIFAIQKLFDNVAPRYAERQGGYTRIMKMGPRRGDGAPVVVIELV, from the coding sequence ATGGGATACAGAAAACTTGGACGTACAAGTTCACAACGTAAAGCAATGCTTCGCGACCTAGCGACAGATCTTATCGTACACGAACGTATTCAAACGACAGAAGCTCGTGCGAAAGAATTGCGTTCAGTTGTTGAGAAAATGATCACGCTTGGTAAACGTGGAGACTTGCATGCACGTCGTCAAGTTGCACAATTCATCCGTCGCGAACTTGTTACGATGACGGACGAAGAAGGCAAAGAGACAGAAATCTTCGCAATCCAAAAACTTTTTGATAACGTTGCTCCACGCTACGCTGAGCGTCAAGGTGGATACACACGGATCATGAAAATGGGACCTCGTCGCGGCGACGGAGCTCCTGTCGTTGTAATCGAACTCGTTTAA
- a CDS encoding energy-coupling factor ABC transporter ATP-binding protein, protein MKEILSMDNVSYSYQSEDAVTKKAVDGVSFTVQDDEWIAIVGHNGSGKSTLAKLMIGLLFPEEGNINVFIEKLTEDNIWDIRSQMGFVFQNPDNQFVGSTVQDDVAFALENNGVPFEEMVIRVHDALSQVNMSDFLNQEPHHLSGGQKQRVAIAGALALHPKILIMDEATSMLDPQGRNEVIHLVEELKRKTGLTVISITHDLEEALLADRIIVMNKGKVLTIGTPEQIFARGDELEEIGLDLPFAMRVSDLLRESGMELNGEHMTEEELVNELWTSHFSK, encoded by the coding sequence ATGAAGGAAATTCTGTCGATGGATAATGTGTCTTATTCTTATCAATCTGAGGACGCGGTCACAAAGAAAGCAGTCGATGGTGTGTCGTTTACGGTACAAGACGATGAATGGATTGCGATTGTTGGCCATAATGGTTCTGGTAAGTCGACGCTTGCGAAATTAATGATTGGTCTGTTGTTCCCGGAAGAAGGGAATATCAACGTGTTTATCGAGAAATTGACTGAGGACAACATATGGGATATACGTTCACAAATGGGTTTTGTTTTTCAGAACCCGGATAATCAATTTGTTGGTTCGACAGTCCAAGATGATGTTGCATTTGCATTAGAAAACAACGGAGTTCCTTTCGAAGAGATGGTGATCCGAGTTCACGATGCACTTTCGCAGGTAAATATGAGTGATTTCCTCAATCAGGAGCCGCACCATCTCTCCGGCGGACAGAAACAACGCGTTGCAATAGCTGGAGCGCTCGCCTTACATCCAAAGATTCTTATTATGGATGAAGCGACGTCAATGCTTGATCCACAGGGGCGTAATGAAGTGATTCATTTAGTTGAAGAGTTGAAAAGGAAGACGGGTCTTACGGTCATCTCCATAACACATGACTTGGAAGAGGCGTTGTTGGCAGATCGAATCATTGTCATGAACAAAGGCAAAGTTCTGACGATTGGTACGCCAGAGCAGATATTTGCCCGGGGAGATGAACTTGAGGAGATAGGCTTGGACTTGCCATTCGCTATGAGAGTATCTGACTTGTTACGGGAGTCTGGGATGGAGCTTAACGGTGAGCATATGACGGAAGAAGAGTTGGTGAATGAATTATGGACATCTCACTTCAGCAAGTAG
- a CDS encoding energy-coupling factor ABC transporter ATP-binding protein, which translates to MDISLQQVGYLYGKDTPFEKRALQDVNATIRSGSYSAIIGHTGSGKSTLLMHLNGLLKPSEGVVKIGDTTITAGTKAKGLKEVRRHVGIVFQFPEHQLFEETVEKDIMFGPMNFGVPEEEARKRAHQLIELLGLPPEVAQQSPFDLSGGQMRRVAIAGVLAFRPSVLVLDEPTAGLDPRGRREIMELFSRLHVEENLTTILVTHSMEDAARYADNVVVMHDGRSVMSGTAQEVFSDEEKLKSFRLGLPRSVKFQRDIEKLIGRPLQGLALTEEQLAKAIAFAAAEEGGR; encoded by the coding sequence ATGGACATCTCACTTCAGCAAGTAGGGTATTTGTATGGGAAAGACACTCCTTTTGAAAAGAGAGCATTGCAAGACGTAAATGCAACGATACGTTCTGGCTCTTATTCTGCAATTATAGGCCATACCGGCTCAGGAAAATCGACACTTCTAATGCATTTGAATGGTTTGTTAAAACCTTCAGAAGGTGTTGTGAAAATTGGAGATACGACGATTACTGCCGGTACGAAAGCGAAAGGGCTGAAAGAGGTCCGCAGGCATGTAGGAATTGTTTTTCAGTTTCCAGAGCATCAACTATTTGAGGAAACTGTAGAAAAAGATATTATGTTCGGTCCTATGAATTTTGGTGTGCCCGAAGAAGAGGCAAGAAAACGGGCACATCAACTGATTGAACTGTTAGGACTCCCTCCAGAGGTCGCACAGCAGTCTCCGTTTGACCTTTCAGGCGGACAGATGCGCCGGGTTGCTATAGCTGGAGTCCTTGCGTTCAGACCCTCTGTGCTAGTCTTGGACGAGCCCACAGCAGGACTCGATCCACGAGGTCGGCGTGAAATTATGGAGCTTTTCAGTCGCCTCCATGTTGAAGAAAACCTGACGACAATTCTCGTGACACATAGTATGGAAGATGCTGCACGTTATGCGGACAATGTTGTTGTTATGCATGATGGACGTTCAGTCATGTCCGGGACCGCGCAAGAAGTGTTTAGTGATGAAGAGAAGCTAAAGTCTTTTAGGTTAGGTTTACCGCGCTCAGTAAAGTTCCAACGTGATATTGAGAAGTTAATCGGCCGTCCACTCCAAGGGCTGGCATTGACGGAAGAACAGCTTGCGAAGGCGATAGCATTTGCTGCGGCGGAAGAAGGTGGCCGTTAA